Genomic segment of Hylaeus volcanicus isolate JK05 chromosome 6, UHH_iyHylVolc1.0_haploid, whole genome shotgun sequence:
GTATGTAAAACATGTTCTCCAAGTTtcattacattatatatatatattccttttttaaacacgggtcaataataaattactttaccTGCTTCATGTCGTCGATTTTCGATACGACGTCCGCTGCGTGCCTTCGTAGCACGAGCATATCATTTATGATTTTCTTTAGATCGTTAATGACTGGCTCCTTTCGCGGGGAACCATCGTCTCCCTTCTGGTTCACGACGCCATTCATTGATTTCTTTCTAGCTTCTTCGCGAACGAACGTGTCGCTTCTCTTGGCGGAGTTTGCGTGATTTACTTTGTCGGATCTTAAGACTCGctgaaaattgtagaaatatacgtattttacgatagtgtttttaaactttaaatatctATTGTCTGATTAGCAACCACTAAGgaacttcaaaaaattctcaaactaTACAAACTGTATATTCAAAGAAAGTAAGCACGTACAGAAGAaaggaagttttttttttagtacagATCacttatgtattatatttacttgcCTTGTTCTCAACGACCTCCATCTTTCCCCCACTTTTCGGTGGTTCGGTGGCAGGACTGAAGATATTCTTGGATTCGCACGATAGCATCAAAGTATCCAGCGATCCGAAtctaaaagaataaatttataattaaaatagcaATTGCAACGTTCGAAGAGTTTCAGAAACAGATCACCTACCTCGCCAAATAGCCACCACTTTCGATGTCCGGCTTTAAGATCGTAGGTGCGTTCGGAGTACATACTGCGATTCCTGTCGCAGGTGTCTTCACTGAAGAAT
This window contains:
- the LOC128878466 gene encoding uncharacterized protein LOC128878466 isoform X1, coding for MNVVDFTKEFTELISRWKRPTYANEDGSQSLVVTNDKLLNAIQDVLQVQLGVNLRMPDYSSVKTPATGIAVCTPNAPTILKPDIESGGYLARFGSLDTLMLSCESKNIFSPATEPPKSGGKMEVVENKRVLRSDKVNHANSAKRSDTFVREEARKKSMNGVVNQKGDDGSPRKEPVINDLKKIINDMLVLRRHAADVVSKIDDMKQKVYPQTIKPIRRLSSVGVYSSTSRTSTLTRPPPSSKHRRSTSGVLGTPTSSKLNLAPPTEKSIPLQKRKST
- the LOC128878466 gene encoding uncharacterized protein LOC128878466 isoform X2 — protein: MPDYSSVKTPATGIAVCTPNAPTILKPDIESGGYLARFGSLDTLMLSCESKNIFSPATEPPKSGGKMEVVENKRVLRSDKVNHANSAKRSDTFVREEARKKSMNGVVNQKGDDGSPRKEPVINDLKKIINDMLVLRRHAADVVSKIDDMKQKVYPQTIKPIRRLSSVGVYSSTSRTSTLTRPPPSSKHRRSTSGVLGTPTSSKLNLAPPTEKSIPLQKRKST